Proteins encoded by one window of Anopheles maculipalpis chromosome 2RL, idAnoMacuDA_375_x, whole genome shotgun sequence:
- the LOC126558040 gene encoding methyltransferase-like protein 17, mitochondrial, with product MSVFLAHFRIQTTKSLQLPCTATFGKFHYTTKVKCELDSITEKEITEQGLKPRKHRGRIKCNNTAIGPEIHDAIMKCVKDYPLKSLITDGQRLNNCVRSRKWFPLDTPSNRGADRPSERMPSSARRQNSSAFDMHDEYSCLTQLIGRADAEYAVLKRIFTEINQRDPELKPRSFLDFGAGVGTGTWAVTDFWREHLFELLSVDKSRHMNDLAELVLRQGDPNKGTMLRNVFYRQFLPANPDRKYDIVLSAFSLFDQSSRRRLYELVDQLYSTFDKYLILVEQGSNAGFQLLDGVRNHIRRNYDTDEKHLFAPCPHTKACPRIVKDDGTPCNFEATYTRSFPSSDGHQYGSILYSYLVYRKGPPDSAHAFPRLVRPTAVRSKHCVCHVCSTDGKLRDVAFTTAKHGQIVHRCAKASRWGDLLPMHIQWLNSEQEEKANGET from the exons ATGAGTGTTTTTCTGGCCCATTTTAGGATACAAACCACAAAAAGCTTACAGCTACCATGTACGGCGACGTTTGGCAAGTTCCACTACACTACCAAAGTAAAGTGTGAGCTCGATTCAATCACCGAGAAGGAAATTACGGAACAGGGACTGAAGCCACGCAAACATCGTGGCCGCATCAAATGCAACAACACGGCAATAGGGCCAGAAATACACGACGCAATCATGAAATGCGTCAAGGACTATCCGCTCAAAAGTCTCATTACCGATGGGCAACGGTTAAACAACTGTGTTCGATCACGTAAATGGTTCCCGCTCGATACACCATCGAACCGGGGTGCCGACAGACCGAGCGAACGGATGCCTTCCAGTGCTCGGCGGCAGAATTCTTCCGCCTTTGATATGCACGACGAGTACAGCTGTCTGACGCAGTTAATTGGCCGGGCAGATGCTGAGTACGCGGTGTTGAAGCGTATCTTTACCGAAATCAATCAGCGTGATCCGGAGCTGAAGCCACGCAGTTTTCTTGACTTTGGGGCAGGTGTCGGTACTGGGACGTGGGCCGTTACGGACTTTTGGCGGGAGCATCTGTTTGAGCTACTTTCGGTGGATAAATCGCGCCATATGAATGATCTGGCAGAGCTTGTGTTGCGGCAAGGTGATCCGAACAAAGGCACGATGTTACGGAATGTGTTTTACCGCCAGTTTTTGCCAGCTAATCCGGACCGGAAATATGATATCGTGTTGAGTGCATTTTCGCTGTTTGATCAATCATCCCGGCGCCGGTTGTACGAGCTGGTGGATCAGTTGTACAGCACGTTCGATAAGTATTTGATACTGGTCGAGCAGGGTTCGAATGCGGGCTTCCAGCTGTTGGACGGTGTTCGTAACCACATTCGACGGAATTATGATACGGACGAGAAGCATCTATTTGCACCG TGTCCTCATACGAAGGCTTGCCCACGGATAGTCAAAGATGATGGAACGCCTTGCAACTTTGAAGCTACTTACACGCGCAGCTTTCCGTCCTCTGATGGACATCAGTATGGAAGTATTCTTTACTCGTATCTGGTTTATAGGAAGGGTCCACCGGACAGTGCACACGCCTTTCCCCGCCTCGTACGTCCAACGGCTGTACGTTCGAAGCATTGCGTTTGTCACGTTTGTTCGACGGATGGAAAGTTGCGTGACGTTGCCTTTACGACGGCAAAACATGGCCA aaTTGTACACCGGTGCGCCAAAGCTAGTCGATGGGGTGACCTGCTCCCGATGCACATCCAGTGGTTGAATAgcgagcaagaagaaaaagctaaTGGAGAGACTTGA
- the LOC126560067 gene encoding uncharacterized protein LOC126560067 has product MVMDRMAWTVASCLVLPVLLVVVLPSSADAAAFVEQGGSSGAAKNIFHHDWEPSSAVELRAILRSLARTKEKEAEGKQLPTFSAAPFGSPSSPCKCRHGICSCCLGVFSMNGCANLTYIPEDFAFEFRMIFNNRVLTKNRISGKNPKPICVHPPRFDFIEVCANFYDVYFVGRNMHVCMEMNGNFEGYELFSRSFNCLRIGDKGVKVMKPGETIGGSINPSLEAEIDYGDDIEDYDEAVV; this is encoded by the exons ATGGTGATGGATCGTATGGCGTGGACGGTGGCGAGTTGTTTAGTACTGCCGGTACTACTGGTGGTCGTCTTGCCGAGCTCAGCAGATGCTGCTGCATTCGTTGAGCAGGGAGGCTCTTCCGGAGCCgctaaaaacattttccatcacGATTGGGAACCTTCTTCGGCTGTGGAGTTGCGTGCCATTTTACGCT CCCTCGCCAGAAccaaagaaaaggaagcagaAGGAAAGCAACTTCCCACCTTCTCAGCGGCACCATTCGGATCACCGTCCAGTCCATGCAAATGTCGCCATGGCATCTGTAGCTGCTGTTTGG GTGTTTTCAGCATGAACGGATGTGCGAATCTAACCTACATTCCGGAGGACTTTGCGTTCGAGTTTCGTATGATATTCAATAATCGCGTGCTGACGAAAAATCGCATCAGTGGCAAGAATCCGAAACCGATCTGCGTACATCCGCCCCGGTTCGATTTCATCGAAGTGTGTGCCAACTTTTACGATGTGTACTTTGTCGGCCGGAACATGCACGTGTGTATGGAGATGAATGGGAACTTCGAGGGTTATGAATTGTTTTCCAG ATCGTTTAATTGCTTACGGATAGGTGATAAGGGTGTGAAGGTGATGAAGCCGGGAGAGACGATCGGAGGTTCGATTAATCCATCGCTGGAAGCCGAAATCGATTACGGAGATGATATTGAGGACTACGATGAGGCTGTCGTATGA